One part of the Halopenitus persicus genome encodes these proteins:
- a CDS encoding efflux RND transporter permease subunit, with product MPLGERIEAATARLNDAIVDSPRRVVIAFLVLTVLFTGGFGLISTETDSTDSFTEGLPEQEALDSVNAEFEDPFQPDDESTQLIHTGENVLTKRALVRNIRVIERVEDRPDLRLASGPRAAAGPAPIVARTIDPSATTAAEQRRVLERASRLEIRRAIREVGGENLPVSEDYNPNGPSASASITSLSHDVPSGFSSDDLTAIQTEIQSIAADEPGDIRAFGSGITNAEMGNVIGDSLTIVMPVVVILLLGFLTVAYRDPIDLALGLLALLMTVIWTFGFLGYAGIPFNQQMISVPVLLLAVGVDFGIHIINRYREETVRGYEAIEAMREANTQLMIAFIIVTVTTVFGFGANVISDLAPIRNMGIASAVGIVFTFLIFGLFLPAAKLEVDRLRDRFGVPEFNSSPIASEDSALGRALAFPAVVSRYAPVAFVIVLLLSGGVAAAYGSGVDTSFETEDFLPPEEQPAYVTVLPEPFAPGEYTVTETINLLEDKFATNQDQSVKLYVEGNFEEDHALESLAAPNDDPPDALAVTDGGEARPQGSILTVIESHARSDPEFAALVARNDLNGNGIPDRNLDRIYDELFASPAGDRAAQYLTEDRRSAQVTYAIESDASQGEAAADTREFADDFRYTATATGSLVVFDAVTDVIFASAINGLILAVGLTGIFLVLSYGVLNRKPMLGVVNVFPILIAIAYLIGTMRLLGMSLNALTATILSISIGLGIAYSVHTTHRFIDEYNDGHDAHEAMVITLSGTGGALLGSMLTTSLGTGALALAITPVLGDFGLLMALSVTYSFVMSVVALPPAVLLWARYDEAAPFAGLTERVTET from the coding sequence ATGCCGCTCGGCGAGCGGATCGAGGCGGCGACCGCCCGCCTCAACGATGCGATCGTCGACAGCCCGAGACGGGTCGTGATAGCGTTCCTCGTGCTCACCGTGCTCTTTACGGGCGGGTTCGGGCTCATCAGTACGGAGACCGATTCGACCGATTCGTTCACCGAGGGGCTTCCCGAGCAGGAGGCGCTCGACTCGGTCAACGCGGAGTTCGAGGATCCCTTCCAGCCCGACGACGAGTCGACGCAGCTGATCCACACCGGCGAGAACGTCCTCACGAAGCGGGCGCTCGTCCGGAACATCCGAGTCATCGAGCGCGTCGAGGATCGTCCGGACCTCCGGCTGGCGTCGGGGCCACGGGCGGCCGCCGGCCCCGCGCCGATCGTCGCGCGGACGATCGACCCCTCGGCGACGACCGCCGCCGAACAGCGGCGCGTCCTCGAGCGGGCCTCCCGGTTGGAGATCCGGCGGGCGATCCGGGAGGTCGGGGGCGAGAACCTGCCCGTCTCCGAGGATTACAACCCGAACGGCCCCTCGGCCTCGGCGTCGATCACCAGCCTCTCACACGACGTGCCGAGCGGCTTCTCGAGCGACGACCTGACCGCCATCCAGACGGAGATCCAGTCGATCGCGGCGGACGAGCCCGGCGACATTCGGGCGTTCGGGTCCGGGATCACGAACGCGGAGATGGGCAACGTCATCGGCGACTCGCTGACGATCGTGATGCCGGTCGTCGTCATCCTGCTGTTGGGCTTCCTGACGGTCGCCTACCGGGACCCGATCGACCTGGCGCTCGGGCTGTTGGCGCTGTTGATGACGGTCATCTGGACGTTCGGATTCCTCGGCTACGCCGGGATCCCGTTCAACCAGCAGATGATCTCCGTGCCCGTGTTGCTGCTTGCGGTCGGGGTCGACTTCGGGATCCACATCATCAATCGCTATCGTGAGGAAACGGTCCGCGGGTATGAGGCGATCGAGGCGATGCGGGAGGCGAACACCCAGCTGATGATCGCCTTCATCATCGTCACGGTGACGACCGTCTTCGGGTTCGGCGCGAACGTGATCTCGGATCTGGCGCCGATCCGGAACATGGGGATCGCCTCGGCGGTCGGGATCGTCTTCACGTTCCTGATCTTCGGGCTCTTCCTGCCGGCGGCCAAGCTGGAGGTCGACCGGCTGCGCGACCGGTTTGGCGTCCCCGAGTTCAACTCCTCGCCGATCGCCTCCGAGGACTCGGCGCTGGGGCGGGCGCTCGCGTTCCCCGCCGTCGTCAGCCGGTACGCGCCGGTCGCGTTCGTGATCGTGTTGCTGCTGTCCGGGGGCGTGGCGGCGGCGTACGGCAGCGGCGTCGACACCTCCTTCGAGACGGAGGACTTCCTGCCGCCCGAGGAGCAGCCGGCGTACGTGACCGTCCTCCCCGAGCCGTTCGCGCCCGGCGAGTACACCGTCACGGAGACGATCAACCTGCTGGAGGACAAGTTCGCGACCAACCAGGACCAGTCGGTGAAGTTGTACGTCGAGGGGAACTTCGAGGAGGACCACGCCCTCGAGTCGCTTGCGGCGCCCAACGACGACCCGCCAGACGCGCTCGCGGTGACCGACGGCGGCGAGGCACGGCCACAGGGAAGCATCCTCACCGTGATCGAGTCACACGCCCGGTCGGACCCCGAGTTCGCGGCGCTCGTGGCGCGCAACGACCTGAACGGCAACGGGATCCCGGACCGGAACCTCGACCGGATCTACGACGAGCTGTTCGCCTCGCCGGCGGGCGACCGGGCGGCGCAGTATCTCACCGAGGACCGCCGGAGCGCGCAGGTCACCTACGCGATCGAGTCGGACGCCAGCCAGGGGGAGGCGGCCGCCGACACCCGCGAGTTCGCCGACGACTTCCGGTACACGGCGACCGCGACCGGGTCGCTCGTCGTCTTCGACGCCGTCACCGACGTCATCTTCGCGTCGGCGATCAACGGGCTGATCCTGGCGGTCGGGCTGACGGGGATCTTCCTCGTGCTCTCCTACGGGGTGTTGAACCGGAAGCCGATGCTCGGCGTCGTCAACGTCTTCCCGATCCTGATCGCGATCGCCTACCTGATCGGAACGATGCGGCTGTTGGGGATGTCGCTGAACGCGCTGACCGCGACCATCCTCTCCATTTCGATCGGGCTGGGGATCGCCTACTCGGTCCACACCACCCACCGGTTCATCGACGAGTACAACGACGGCCACGACGCCCACGAGGCGATGGTGATAACCCTCTCGGGGACCGGCGGGGCGCTGCTGGGCAGCATGCTCACGACGTCGCTGGGCACCGGTGCGCTCGCGCTCGCGATCACGCCCGTCCTCGGCGACTTCGGGCTGTTGATGGCGCTGAGCGTGACCTACTCGTTCGTGATGTCCGTGGTCGCGCTCCCGCCCGCGGTGCTGCTGTGGGCCCGGTACGACGAGGCGGCGCCGTTCGCGGGGCTCACGGAGCGTGTGACCGAAACATAA